Below is a genomic region from Bacillota bacterium.
CTGTATCTTCCTATACAACGTAGTGCGGCTGATCTTGAGCATGCGTGCAATGCGTTCCTTGCTCTCGCGACTGTCTCCGTACTTCATGAGGCAGCTCTCAATGATATCCCTTTCCTGCTCACGTATGCGTTTCTTCAACGATAGGGACTCATCCCGGGCACCATGAATCGCGGCCTTCCTCACCCTGAAGGGAACACTGTCAATGGTGATTGTCTCACCTGTCTCCATATTTGCCGCATACTCCACCGCGTTCTCCAGCTCCCTAACGTTCCCTGGCCAATCATAGTTCCACAGGACAGACATGGCTGCCTTGCTGAACCCCCTGAAGTTCCTTCCCAGAAACCCGGAGTGTTTACGCAGGAAGGCCTCAAGGAGAACAGGGATGTCCTCCTTCCTCTCCCTCAGGGGCGGTATGTAGATGGGAATGACATTGAGCCGGAAGAACAGGTCCGACCGGAACTCACCATCCCTGATCATGGTCTCAAGGTCCCTGTTGGTTGCCGCGATGATCCTCACATCCACAGGAAAGGTTCTCCTTCCACCTATACGGTCTATGCGCCGTGTCTGGAGAACGTTCAGAAGCTTCACCTGGAGATGAAGAGGAAGGTCCCCTATCTCATCCAGGAAGATGGTGCCCCCGTCGGCCAGCTCGAACTTGCCGGACTTCCCTTCCCTTCTTGCACCGGTGAATGCCCCTCCCTCATAGCCGAAGAGCTCCGACTCAAGGAGTGACTCGGGAATTGCGCCGCAGTTCACGGTTATGAAGGGCCCTGAACCCCTGAGGCTCTCATGGTGAATGGCCCTGGCAAAGAGCTCCTTGCCAGTACCACTTTCCCCGGTGATCAGCACCGTGGAGTTGGTCCCGGCGATACGCAGTGCCTTGTCCTTAACCTCAAGGAGAGTCTCGCTCTGCCCCTTGATGTCATCGAACCCGTAGCGCTGACCTGAATCCGTCACTGCGTAGACTAGGCGGCGGACATCGCTCACGTCCCTTAGCGATGCCACTACCCCCACCACGCTGTCCCCGTCCAGTACCGGCCTCGCGCTGGTGAAGACGTGAACGCGGCTGGACTGTGACCCGTAGATCTCCTCCCGGTTCACTATCTCTCTTCCTGTCCTGAGTACCTCAAGCACACAGGAATTGGGCCAGCGGCTGGCCAAGGGCTTCCACACCAATTCCCGCCTGGGAATACCAGTGACCGCCTCAGCGGCCCTGTTAGCGTGGGTAACCACACCCTTACCGTCTATAGTCAGCACTCCTTCGCTGATGGTCTCGAGTATGGTAGTCATCTGGCTTGAGGCGAGCCTAAGCCTCTCCAATCCCTCGGTCTCTGACACCTTGCTGGCAATCATGTCCGCCATTCTCCTGAGAAACAGCAAAATGGTATCTCGCTGGCTGAGGAGGGTCTTGCGCTGTTCGCTGTTAAAAGCGGCAAAGCCAATAACACCCAGGACCTCATCTAAAAGCATGATCGGGCTGCATATCTCAGCCAGTTCTTCAGTCTCACCCTTGAGGGAAGAGGGATCATACGTGGGATCACTGGCGGGGTTTTCAACAACGTATGGTTCCCGAGTGTTCATTACCCGGCCATACAGGAAACCTGCATTCCTGTCGCCCCATTCCAGCTTGTCACCCACGCGTAGCCTGTACTTAGACGTTCCAGCCACAACCGTGAGCTCGCTGTCCACGATTTCTGTCTCCACTCCAAGGGCAGCCGATATCGCCTCAGCCACCTGCTGGACCGTATCCCCTATCTCCGAAAGGCGCGACAATGGGCGGCACCCCCGGTTCCACATAACCTGCCTGGGGAATACTTCGCCAGTGCCGCCATTCCTCCTGGTGTCCCGGGATTGGGAACATCACCTAGCCCAAGAGTCAGGATGTGTGCTCCTCAAGTACTCGCCGATAGACACCCAGGTAGCCTTGGACCATGCGCTCCCTCGAGAAGCGTTCCTTCACCCATTCCCGTATTGGCCTTGGGTCTAAGGATGACACACCCGCTATAGCCCGGACCCCTTCCCGGACATCCTGGACGATACGGCCTGTGACACCATCCTCGACAACCTCGGGGATGGATCCGTAGGGATAGGCCACCACTGGAGTACCGCAAGCCATAGACTCCACCAGGGAAAGGCCGAAGGCCTCCGGCCTGGGAGCCATGTGCAAGAGAGCCACACACGACGGGAGTAAAGCGTTCTTTCCCTCAATGCCGATGGGGCCTATATACCTTACCCGGTCCCCGTCCAGGTGAGGCTCCACCATTTCCCGAAAATAATCCCGGTCTTGAACAATACCAGCAATGGTCAATCTTTCCCCGGCGGCAAGGCTTGTTTCTATAGCCAGGTGCGTCCCCTTATCCGGCGCGATCCGCCCGAGGTAGGCAAGCCCATCCCTGCGTCCCTCACCGAACCGGTACTCCTCGACGGGGATGCCGTGGTAGACGGTGTCGATGTACTCCAGTTCCGGGTGCCGGCTGGCGTTGCTAATGGAAACGTATTTTACCCTTCCAGAGTACTTCCGGTAGACTGGGAGAATGGAGGGGCCAGAAAACCCGTGAATGGTCGTGACCACAGGGGTGTCCACCATTCGGGAAAAGGCCAGTGGCATGAAGTCGTAGTGGTTGTGAACGAGGTCGAAGGATCCCTTCTTTGCCTCCTCAAACACCGAGGAGACATGAAGGTATTCCTCTACCTTCGAATCCAGGTTAGGGTCTTCGTACAACGGCCTTGGGCAGGTCCACAATAGGCGGCCCCTGGTAATGGAATCCCCCGTCGCAAATAGCGTAACTTCCTCTCCGGTCTCGCCTAATCCCTCTGCCACAAGGCTGGCTACCATCTCCCAAGGCCCGTAGTGCCGCGGGGGCGTCCTCCAGCATATGGGGGAGACTATGGCGATCCTCATCCCTTGGCAGGCCCCTGGGCACGTCCCATGACTACATCCACCTGGTGCCTCTTGGCGTCCTTAAGATCCGGTAGCACCTGGCCCTCATGGGGCTTACCATCGATCTTCACTTGTCTCACTCCCCAGGACACGCGGTCCGGGTTCTCCACCCTGATGTCGTATGTGGCACCCCTGAACTCACGTTGGAAACGGTAGCCTTTCCATTCTGGGGGAATGCAGGGGTCCACCATCAGGCCACCGTACTCAGGTCTCACTCCAAGGATCCACTCGGTACACACCTTGAACATCCACGGTGCCGTTCCCGTGGTCCAGGAGAATTCCCCCATGCCGGAGTAAGGGGACTCAGGTCCGTGGACGTACTCTGCGTACACATAGGGCTCCGCCTTGTACCGGAGAATATCCCGGGACTGTGTAAGGAAAAGAGACTTGCGGTAGTACTCGTAGGCAACATCTCCCCGGCCTAAAATGGCCTCGGCCATCACAGCCCAGGCAACGGAGTGGTTAAACACCGCACCGTTCTCCTTGGACCCAGGAGAGAACATGGTTATTATGCCGATCCGCGGATCCGGGCCAGAATAGGCAGGAAGGAACAGTGCAGGTCCATAAGGTGTATCCAACACTTCCCTCACGCTATCCATGGCCGCAATCGCCCTGTCCCTGGGGGCTATGCCGCTGAGCACGGGCCACGCCTGAGCGTTCAGGAACACGCGCCCTTCATCGTTCTTGGAAGAACCAATAGTATAGCCATCATCGGTCACTGCTCGGACATACCACTTCCCGTCCCAGAAGTGCTCATTCACGGCCCTGGCCAACTCGTTGTACGAACCCCGGCAACTGTCCCTGGTTAAATCGTCCCCTCTCTCCTTGGCCAGTGCCTCGAGTTCCCTCAAGGCCAAGGCCAGGAGCCCCGCTGTGAAAACACTCTCACCCCTGCCCGCGGACCCTACTTGGTCAAGGCCGTCATTCCAGTCCGCCGCACCCATCAGCGGTATCCCCCTGGAGCTCAGGCGCCCCAGGGTGTATTCAACTGCCCGCTGGATGTGCTGGTAGATGATCCCCTCTCCCTCGTCGTAGTACGCACAGGACTCATCAAGAAAACCCATCTCCCCTGTCTCCCGCACGTAGGCAGCCACTGCCAGCACCAGCCACAGGGGGTCGTCCGAGTGGCCGGTCCGGGGTCCCGAGCCAGATATGGGATCCCAGTTGTGAAGGGTTCCCCCGTCCCTGAACTGGTGGGCCGCGATATCCCTAAGCCTTGTCTTGACGCGCCCAGGCTCCATGGGAACTACCCCCAGGACATCCTGGCAGGTGTCGCGAAAACCTATTATGCTACCTCCCCCTACATAGTAGCTGCTCATCCTGGCCCAGTCGAAGGTGAAGCGTGACTGGTACTTGTTCCATACATTGATGGCTAGGTCGAGGCTGTCATCAGGGGTATCTACGCGAAGCCTGCCTATGTATTCCCTCCAGTGGACCGCCAGCCTCTCAGACTCCTCCGCCACAGCCTCAAGCTGGGAGAACCTCGTCACCAGAGACTGGGCCTCCTCAATGCTCCCGGCAGCCCCCACCGTTACCGTGAACTCCCACTCCTCCCCTGGGTCAAGAAACACGGGAAGCTGGAAGGCCCCGCAGCTATCCCGCCCCGTGGAAACGGAATTCGCCAGGAGCCCTCGTTCC
It encodes:
- a CDS encoding glycosyl hydrolase family 65 protein, coding for MCYGRFSEDGLEYIIDRYDTPRPWINCITNGKYCALVSHTGGGYSFLGSSGYSRITRAYPPETVLSDRPGRYVYIRDRVTGEYWSVTWQPVQRLPSYWQARHGLGYTRIVSETRGIMGDILYFVPLGANLEVWRVKIGNSTGIPRELTIFPYVEWCLGNYAFDLIETGFSGLFNQVELREGMIVARKNLWNIGHRPQKPHAPWDKIAFMGTSAVQEGFDTVRESFTGMYRSTQNPVGVERGLLANSVSTGRDSCGAFQLPVFLDPGEEWEFTVTVGAAGSIEEAQSLVTRFSQLEAVAEESERLAVHWREYIGRLRVDTPDDSLDLAINVWNKYQSRFTFDWARMSSYYVGGGSIIGFRDTCQDVLGVVPMEPGRVKTRLRDIAAHQFRDGGTLHNWDPISGSGPRTGHSDDPLWLVLAVAAYVRETGEMGFLDESCAYYDEGEGIIYQHIQRAVEYTLGRLSSRGIPLMGAADWNDGLDQVGSAGRGESVFTAGLLALALRELEALAKERGDDLTRDSCRGSYNELARAVNEHFWDGKWYVRAVTDDGYTIGSSKNDEGRVFLNAQAWPVLSGIAPRDRAIAAMDSVREVLDTPYGPALFLPAYSGPDPRIGIITMFSPGSKENGAVFNHSVAWAVMAEAILGRGDVAYEYYRKSLFLTQSRDILRYKAEPYVYAEYVHGPESPYSGMGEFSWTTGTAPWMFKVCTEWILGVRPEYGGLMVDPCIPPEWKGYRFQREFRGATYDIRVENPDRVSWGVRQVKIDGKPHEGQVLPDLKDAKRHQVDVVMGRAQGPAKG
- a CDS encoding sigma 54-interacting transcriptional regulator, translated to MSRLSEIGDTVQQVAEAISAALGVETEIVDSELTVVAGTSKYRLRVGDKLEWGDRNAGFLYGRVMNTREPYVVENPASDPTYDPSSLKGETEELAEICSPIMLLDEVLGVIGFAAFNSEQRKTLLSQRDTILLFLRRMADMIASKVSETEGLERLRLASSQMTTILETISEGVLTIDGKGVVTHANRAAEAVTGIPRRELVWKPLASRWPNSCVLEVLRTGREIVNREEIYGSQSSRVHVFTSARPVLDGDSVVGVVASLRDVSDVRRLVYAVTDSGQRYGFDDIKGQSETLLEVKDKALRIAGTNSTVLITGESGTGKELFARAIHHESLRGSGPFITVNCGAIPESLLESELFGYEGGAFTGARREGKSGKFELADGGTIFLDEIGDLPLHLQVKLLNVLQTRRIDRIGGRRTFPVDVRIIAATNRDLETMIRDGEFRSDLFFRLNVIPIYIPPLRERKEDIPVLLEAFLRKHSGFLGRNFRGFSKAAMSVLWNYDWPGNVRELENAVEYAANMETGETITIDSVPFRVRKAAIHGARDESLSLKKRIREQERDIIESCLMKYGDSRESKERIARMLKISRTTLYRKIQELGITLPVRRR
- a CDS encoding glycosyltransferase family 4 protein is translated as MRIAIVSPICWRTPPRHYGPWEMVASLVAEGLGETGEEVTLFATGDSITRGRLLWTCPRPLYEDPNLDSKVEEYLHVSSVFEEAKKGSFDLVHNHYDFMPLAFSRMVDTPVVTTIHGFSGPSILPVYRKYSGRVKYVSISNASRHPELEYIDTVYHGIPVEEYRFGEGRRDGLAYLGRIAPDKGTHLAIETSLAAGERLTIAGIVQDRDYFREMVEPHLDGDRVRYIGPIGIEGKNALLPSCVALLHMAPRPEAFGLSLVESMACGTPVVAYPYGSIPEVVEDGVTGRIVQDVREGVRAIAGVSSLDPRPIREWVKERFSRERMVQGYLGVYRRVLEEHTS